The DNA region GTCGTCAGAAAGGCCACACGGAGCTATACCGTGGCGCTGAGTATCAAGTCGACTTTCTACCAAAAGTAAAACTAGAAATCGCTACCCATGCAGACAATGTGGAGCGCGTGGTAGAAGCCATCACTAAAGCGGCGCAAACCGGCAAGATTGGTGACGGTAAGATTTTTGTCTACGACTTAAACCAAGCGGTGCGTATACGTACTGGTGAAATGGACGCAGAAGCACTTTAAGAATTCAAGGGATTG from Vibrio hyugaensis includes:
- a CDS encoding P-II family nitrogen regulator, whose protein sequence is MKIINAIIKPFKLDDVREALADVGIEGMTVSEVKGFGRQKGHTELYRGAEYQVDFLPKVKLEIATHADNVERVVEAITKAAQTGKIGDGKIFVYDLNQAVRIRTGEMDAEAL